A window of Glycine soja cultivar W05 chromosome 2, ASM419377v2, whole genome shotgun sequence genomic DNA:
GGATAACTTAATTGTGACTCTTTGCATGGAAGAGTTTCTAGACTTTATATAGTTCCTTGATGCAATTAACGGGACACACGGAATTGGATGAAATCAGAATTGTCAGTTTTTTGTGCTTAGAAATCTAATTAGCGCGTTAGGGTGTAAATCTACATTGTTGCATTCAATTGTCTCTTCCTTGTTTATAGGAGCTACATGGGAATGTTAAGATTTTGcaacaaaaattagaaaacagAAACCCCAGACATATTACCATTATGTTATAAACAATGCTTGTCTGTCGTATGTACTCAGAATGAGTCATTAAAGCTATCAGTAATTATCTCACTTTCCATTTTGCTTTTTAATCCGCTTAGCCTCTAAGTGATACCTCTCCAAGTCATCATCAAGATCTTTAGCAGTCACCTTTCCAAAATTGCCATTTACTTTTGCGTAGCTTCTCTGACTCTGAGTGCGGTGAAACCTCTCAAAGCTATGATCAAGATCTCTAAAAGACACCTTTCGAATATGGTCCTTCTCTTCTCCACGGCCCCTTGGAAGGTAGCCCTGTGCAAAGTCATTGTGAAACCCACTATCGCCAACCCTTCCTCGTGTGCTGCATAAAAAAGTAGTACAGTATTCCAGAACTTGCAATTAATAGTAACAGAGAAGATATCTAAGAAAAGGGACATGGAGGATAAAACCTGCCATGTATGAGCAGTTAAGCACAATTCCAGGGTATCACTATAATAACATATGCAGCATGTACACTCCACATgaatttacatttatttattgaaaaacaattatatattcatatacTCAGAAGTCAGAACCAAGGACTATCTAAATATAACCTGTGATTTCAGGTAACACAAGTGAGAAACTGCAAAGTTCAAATTAAGGTTATCGAGTATTTCAAAGGATAAATGATATGATAGGTTCACAATTCAGACTAGATGAAGAAATATATAAAGCTGAGAAGCTCAAACGATCAAGAATCAGAATTTCACACCTAAAATGGACATCATTTGGTCTTCCCATCAAGTTATTTTGACAAAGAGGAGCGACAGCAGGAGTAGCCAAACTTGTTCCAACAAGCTCAATTTGCAATGGCTTTCCATCAAGCCTCATATTGTTGTATTTCTTGATGGCTAATAAAGCATCAGAATGCCTCACGAACACAACTTCTGCAGTTCCCTTTGATCTTCCACTCTGATCATAATGAATAGTGTAGCTTTTCAATTCACCCTCTTCCGAGAACAGCAGCTGTGAAAGTCAGAcacaatttttcaattttttgcatTATTTGACAGACCAAAAGAAATAGGGCTactacaatttgtgttttctctttttcaatgTATATTTGATGTTTGACACAAGCCATTTGGGTATGTAGCCCGATGTACCTCAACCAAAGACAAGGAGGGGAAAAAACTGAGATGTGACAACTTTGACTTCATAAACCAGAAGAATGACAGGGTTGCCATCAGAAATGacataaaatttaacattaacaAAGATATAGAAACCAATCGAATACGTAGCAAACAGTAGCAAGTTGTGACATTTTCTGCACCTCTCCACAGACGCAAACTTTCGGAATACAGAGATTCAAGCATGCTACACTTTTGAAGTTAGGAGCAAAATTATGACACGGATAagaacaaaagttgaaattatAGGGTAAAACGTGTTTCAGGTCCTTCAATTTTCAGTCCAAATTGACCTAAGTTCCAATACTGTAAAGACCAATAACTTTgattctcatattttttttgataATCTGTTATTTTCATCTCTCTTTATGAAACATAAGACACTAGGGCGAgtgaagaaattaattaataataaaataacttataaaaaatacaagtacAGGGAGCATGACCAAATTTGACTGAAAAGAAAACTGAAGGACCTAAAACTATATTTGTATCACCCTGATGAAAGAACATTTACTACTATTGTCACGAGACGTACAAAGAAAAATGGATCATAACACATACAAAGTAAAACAGTAAAAAAGTAGGGGGAAAATAAAGCAGAACAGAATTTCTAGTGTAGATGATGATGAACCTTGATATCATCGTTGGTAACTCCATGATCCAAGTTAGATAAATAGAGCTTGGTGCCACTTTCAATCTTAGCCGCACCTGACTCCTCCAAAACCATTTCTGGAAATAATGCAACCATGCTCTGTTGCCTTACCTGACAACCAATCAAACACTAACATTCTCTTTTCTTCGtcttagtaataataataataagggaAAAATAGGAAAGCATGAAACCCTAACTCACCTGCGGAATCGGGTACGGCGTCGTTCTGGCCGGGTTGTGAACAACCGTGAATCGGCGGCGAGAAGCCACGGCGGCGGCTGAACGCTTCTTAATGTCGTCGAGGGACATGTCGATGCCGCCGGCCATTCTCgtcggaaaaaaaaaagtgagggtttagggttttgggaAGAGTGTTTGTGAGTGAGTGTGCGTGTTTTTGTGCCACTGAGTGAGTGAGTGTATTTGAATATGGCGCAGTGCGAGAGGGAGAAGAAAGAGGACTCCAATTCCCTGTTTTCGCCATCCCACGTACTCAATCATACTACAGTTATTTTAGTCGTTTGATAGATCAAACGAACCACACGTTTAAGATCCCAACCGTCTGATCTTCATCAGACGATTATATACGCGACAAATATGTGAGTGCGTCAAAATATTGTAGCTGGTGCGCTGCACTGAATCGTGTTTACGACGGAGATTGTTTGTGGTGTGATGGATTCTGACATATTGTGTACGAATTTTGATCAAGTTCCACTGATATTTTGACGCGTGTCAGCGTGTGAAGAAAACAACCAATTCGAGGTCGTCTGATCATTATTTCGTGCTATCAACCCTTGATTCAAAAGTGTaaagcattttatttttattttttttgaaaatgaaaattatgaagttaccgaaacattattttat
This region includes:
- the LOC114385300 gene encoding THO complex subunit 4B-like isoform X1; protein product: MAGGIDMSLDDIKKRSAAAVASRRRFTVVHNPARTTPYPIPQCLIGCQVRQQSMVALFPEMVLEESGAAKIESGTKLYLSNLDHGVTNDDIKLLFSEEGELKSYTIHYDQSGRSKGTAEVVFVRHSDALLAIKKYNNMRLDGKPLQIELVGTSLATPAVAPLCQNNLMGRPNDVHFSTRGRVGDSGFHNDFAQGYLPRGRGEEKDHIRKVSFRDLDHSFERFHRTQSQRSYAKVNGNFGKVTAKDLDDDLERYHLEAKRIKKQNGK
- the LOC114385300 gene encoding THO complex subunit 4B-like isoform X2, with amino-acid sequence MAGGIDMSLDDIKKRSAAAVASRRRFTVVHNPARTTPYPIPQVRQQSMVALFPEMVLEESGAAKIESGTKLYLSNLDHGVTNDDIKLLFSEEGELKSYTIHYDQSGRSKGTAEVVFVRHSDALLAIKKYNNMRLDGKPLQIELVGTSLATPAVAPLCQNNLMGRPNDVHFSTRGRVGDSGFHNDFAQGYLPRGRGEEKDHIRKVSFRDLDHSFERFHRTQSQRSYAKVNGNFGKVTAKDLDDDLERYHLEAKRIKKQNGK